AAAAAAATAAGGTTCAAAATAATAACCTGCTTGTTCCGCAGCCTAAGCCTGTAGAGAACAGGCCGGTAAATATTAACGCAATAGCTCCCATGGAAGAGGCCTCGCAAGCGGAGACGTATTTGATCCCTGCATTGACGGAAGAATTGATCCTTGTTGCCGATGCCTCCTCATCGGCTGAAATGAGCGACGCTGAGACCGAGCGCCTTATTGAGGAAATTACTTCTTATGATGCCGATCCCGTACCGATTCCGGAGCTGAAGCAGGAGCCTGCGCTTGAACTGAAGCAACACGAGGTTAAACAGGAAGCGAAGCCGGAGGTTAAGCAAACGCAAAGGCAAGAGTCGAAGCCGGAACGGAAACAAGAAAAGACATCAGTACCGGAGCTTGAGCCAACTTATGAGAAGAAGCTCGACAAACTGGTGGAAAAACAGGATCTCTACAAACCGTTTCCGTTTATCTATACGGATGATATCGTGGACGGCTCTGTAACCGGCAGCAAGCTTGCCCCTTATTCGGTAGACTCGGACAAAATGCGTCCGGGCAGCATCAACTCTTCCACCCTTTCCGATTATGCGGTGCAAAACATTCATCTTGCCCCGGGAGCCGTAACGGGCAATAAAGTTTCGTCTTCAGCCATTACGGGCAACCATCTTTCAAACAGCTCCATTACCGGGGATAAAATCGTAGATTCCTCGATTAACGGCAGCAAGCTGCAGGACGGCAGCATCACCTCGGAGAAGCTGGCCGACCGGACCATTGACTCCAGCAAAATCTCGGACAGCTCGATTACTTCGAGACATCTTCAGCCGTTTATCATTACGGAGGAGCTAATCGACAACCAATCTATTTCATCTGACAAAATTCAGAACAGCGCCGTCCGCACGGAAAAAATTGCCAATGAAGCCATTACGAATTCGAAGCTTGGCGAGGCATCGGTTACCCATTCCAAATTGCGGGACGGAGCGATTACGGGCAGCAAGCTCGCCTCGGATACGATTGAATCCGTTCATCTGAAGCAAGGGCTGCTCCTGGCGGAGCATGTCTCGATTGGAGCTATCCTGGGGAAGCACGTGGCTCCAGGCGCCATTACGCAGGAGCATCTGGCGGAAGGAGCGGTAGGGACCGGAGCCCTTCAGCCTCAATCCGTAAACGCCGAGCGGATAGCACCCGGAGCCGTTAACGCAAGTCATCTTCAGGAAGAGACTGTCTCCGGCGAACATATTGTGGCCGGACAGATTGGGAGCAAGCATCTAGTCGACCAGAGCGTCAATTCGAGCAAGCTGGCGAATGAAGCCGTGCAGACCCGGCATATCGGACGCAGCAGCATCATTTCGGACCATATTGCCATCGGTCAGATCGAGCAGCGCCATATTGCCCATCAGGTGGTGTCCCGTCAGCATTTGCAATCCAGCTCCGTAGGCAGAGAGCAGCTGCAGGACGGCTCTGTGAAAGGGGAAAAAATCGCTCCCCAAGCGATTGCGACCGATCATCTGAGTGACCAGTCGGTTGGTACGCACCAGCTTGCGGACCAGGCCGTAACGGATAAGAAAATGGCGGACGGCGCGGTCAAAAGCTCCAAGTTGGCTGCCGGTGCAATCGAAACGGGGCATCTGAAAAACGAGATTGTTACGTTCCAGAAGATTGCTCCCGATGCGCTTCGTGCTTATCACTTCTCGGCAGGAGCTGTAACTGAAGATGCGATCTCCCCGGAGGCGATCTCCGGCGGGCATTTAAAGCCGAAGCTGATTGAGAAGCAGCATTTTGCCAATCAGGCAGTTGGCACGGATGCCATCCAGGATCTGTCGGTGACCAGCGGCAAGATTGCTTTCGGCGCGATTACCGAGTTTAACCTGTCTCCGAACTCCGTTCATCCGCATCATCTGGCCGATCATATTATCGGCTCCCAGAAGCTTGCTCCTGAATCCGTTACAACCGACAAGCTGGCCGAGCGAAGCGTAACAGCTTCAAAGCTTGGCGACAGCAGCGTCAATGAGCAGCATATCGCGCAAGACGCGGTAAATTCCGATGCGATTCAGCCTGCTTCTATTCATGGCGGTCATGTACAGTATTCTTCGATCGCAAGCGAGCACATTGAGGACGGCGCAATTCAATCCGTTCATCTGGCCGACGAAGCTGTAACGCAGCAGCATCTGTCTCATAGCAGCGTACAGACGGAGCATTTGTCCGACCAATCGGTGACAACCGGCAAGCTGGCTGCCCAATCGGTAACAACCGAGAAGCTGGCGGATTCGAACGTTACCTCCTCCAAGCTGGCGGACGGCAGCGTGCAATCGAATCATATTGCTTCGGGCTCGATTCATTCTGACTTAATTGGACTTCAGGCGATCCAATCGGAGCATCTGCAGACGGGTATTATTCAATCGGAGCATATGGGTTATCAGTCCGTTACCGAGATGAATCTGTCGTATGATATCGTGAACACGGATCACATTACCGACCAGGCCGTAACGGAAAGCAAGCTATCCAAGGATGCGGTAACAACCGAGAAGCTGAACGATTCAAGCGTTACCACCTCCAAGCTGGCAGACGGCAGCGTTACGGCCAGCAAACTTGCGGAAGGCTCCATCTACTCGGAGTTAATCCGTCCGTTCTCGATTCAAACCGGTCATATCGAGCCGCTTTCAATCCAATCCGGGCATTTGACAGACAGCATTATCGGAGCGAATCATATTCGCAATGGAGCGGTTGGAACGGAGGCTTTGTCTAACCAGTCGGTAACGGCGTCGAAGTTGACAACCGATGCTGTACAGTCCAGCCATATCGTCAATGAAGCGGTCATGAGCCGGCATTTGGCGAATGATTCCGTCCTTGGCATTCATATCGGCCAGGGCAGCGTCCGCAACGTTCATCTGACCGATGAAGCGGTCACCGAAGCAAAGCTTGCTCCGCTCAGCGTTGGGGAGGCCCATATCCAGGCCGGTGCGGTAAATTCGGAAGCCCTGCAGGAAGAAATTATCGGAACGGAGCATCTCGCGGACGGTGCGGTTCAGGAAACCAAGCTTGCTTCCTTGTCGGTTAATGCCGATCATATCCAGCCGTTGTCCATTCAAGAGAAACATCTGACACCGGGCAGCATCGATGAAAGCAAGCTGCAAAACGGAGCGGTAACATCCTCCAAGCTGGCAGTTGATACCGTATCGGGCGATCACCTGCGCCTGGAGACGATCGCGAGCAAGCATATTAAGGCCGATTCCATTCAAAGCTATCATCTTCGGAAAGGCACGGTGTCCTTCGATCACCTGAGCGCCGATGTTCTGAATGAATTCAAGCCAAAAATGATTTTGCCGGAGCAGCTGGCTGAAGGGATTATCCAAACCTCCAAGCTGCTGGACGGCAGCATCGTTACCGAGAAGCTGGCCGATGACAGCATCACAACCGAAAAGATGGCCGAAGAGAGCGTCACAACCGGCAAGCTGGCGGAAGGAAGCATCACAAGCAGCAAGCTGGCCGAAGCGAGCGTCACGAGCGAGAAGCTGGCGGATGAGAGCATTACCGGAAGCAAGCTGACGGCAGGCAGTATTACAAACGAGAAGCTGGCCGATAACAGCATTACGGCAGATAAGCTGGCCGACGCAAGCATGACAGGCCGGAAGCTGGCATTTGAGAGTATTACCGGCGATAAGCTGACAGCCGAAAGCGTAACGGGCAGCAAGCTGGCCGGAGGCAGTATTACCGGCGACAAGCTGGCGGATGAAAGCATCTCAAGCCGGAAGCTGGCGGATGGCATTATTACGGGCAGCAAGCTGGCCGACGGGAGCATTACCGGCAGTAAGCTGGCGGATGAAAGCATTACAAGCGATAAGCTTACGGACGGAAGCATCACGAGCAGCAAGCTGGCTGATCAAAGCGTTACGGCCGAGAAGCTGCTGGATGAAAGCGTGTCGGGCCGGAAGCTGGCAAGCGACAGCGTTACGGCGGAGAAGCTGGCTGACGACAGTATCGCAACCCGCAAGCTGGTTGACGAAAGCGTGACCGCCGAGAAGCTGGCTGAAGAGAGCGTGACTACGAGCAAGTTGGCCGATCAGGCAGTAACAGGCGGCAAATTGGCAGACGAGAGCGTGACTTCCGAGAAGCTGGCTGACAACAGCATTGCAAGCCGCAAGCTGATTGATGAGAGTGTCACTTCCGAGAAGTTGGCCGACGAAAGTATCACAACCAACAAACTTGCCGAGCAAGCAGTTGCGGGCAGCAAGCTGGCCGTTGAGAGTGTTACGACGGAAAAGCTGGCTGAGGGAAGTGTTACGTCCGAGAAGGTTGCGGCAGACAGTATTACCAGGCGTAAACTGGCCGACGAAAGTGTGACAACGGAGAAGCTGGCCGACGACAGCATTACAAGCCGCAAGCTGACCGCCGCAAGCGTAATTACCGAGAAGCTGGCCGAGGGAAGCGTCATTACAAGCAAGCTCGCGGACCTGTCCGTCACGGGCAGCAAGCTGGCCGATGAGAGTGTCTCTACCGGGAAGCTGGCTGATTCCAGTATTTCGAGCCGTAAGCTAATCGATGAAAGCGTGACTGGCGACAAGCTGGCAGACGAGAGCGTGACGAGCAGGAAGCTGGCCGATCAGGCTGTTACCGGAAGCAAGCTGGCCGACAATAGCATAACCGGCGATAAGCTGGCGCCTGGAAGTATTGCGGCTGATAAGCTCTCCTCAGACAGCATTACCGGAAGCAAGTTGGCCGATGAAAGTGTCACAACCGAGAAGCTGGCTGATGACAGCATCACAAGCCGTAAGCTGGTTGACGAAAGTGTGACCGGCGACAAGCTGGCAGGCGGCAGCGTCACGGGCCTAAAGCTTGCCGACTTGGCTGTTACCGGCAGTAAACTGGCGGACGAGAGCGTTACAACCGGGAAGCTGGCAGGCGGCAGCGTATCGAATGAGAAGTTGGCTGATGATAGCGTGACCACCTGGAAGCTGGCAGGCGAGAGCGTCACAACCGAAAAGCTGGCGGATGAAAGCATTACAACCCGTAAGCTCGCGGGCGGAAGTGTCACGGCCTGGAACCTTGCCGAGGGCAGTATCTCAAGCGATAAGCTGGCCGATGAAAGTGTTATAACTGTCAAACTGGCTTCCGGAAGCATTACAACGGAAAAGCTGGCAGGCGACAGCGTCACTTCCGAGAAATTAGCCGACGACAGTATTACAACCCGCAAGCTGATCGATGAAAGTGTAACCAGCGAGAAGTTGGCAGGCGGAAGCGTAACAAGCATGAAGCTTGCCGACTTGGCTGTTACCGGCAGTAAACTGGCCGATGAGAGCATCACGACGGAGAAGCTGGCAGCGGGAAGCGTAACGAAAGATAAGCTTGCGGCAGATAGTATTACAAGCCGCAAACTAGCCGATGAAAGTGTCACAACCGAGAAGCTAGCCGACGATAGCATTACAAGCCGCAAGCTGATAGCTGAGAGTGTAACCTCCGAGAAGCTCGCGGACGGAAATGTCATTACGAGCAAGCTAGCCGACCTGTCTGTCACGGGCAGCAAGCTGGCAGATGAGAGCGTCTCGACAGGAAAGCTGGCTGACTATAGTATTTCGAGCCGCAAGCTGATTGATGAAAGCATAACCAGCGATAAACTTGCCGATGAGAGTGTGACCAGCGAGAAGCTAGCCGATCAAGCGGTGACCGGAAGCAAGCTGGCCGATAACAGCATTACAAGCGAGAAGCTCGCAGCTGGAAGTATTACGGCCGATAAGCTTGCGGCAGACGGCATTACCGGCGACATCCTCCGGGATGCTAGTATACTCGCAGAGAAGCTAGCCGACGACAGCATCACAAGCCGCAAGCTGGCTCAAGAAAGTGTAACAGCAAGCAAGCTGGCTGACGGCAGCGTAACTACCAATAAGCTTGCTGATCAGGCTGTTACCGGAAGCAAATTGGCCGACGATACCGTTACGGCGGAGAAGCTGGCCGATGACAGCATTACAACGCCTAAGCTGGTTGATGACAGTGTAACCACTTGGAAGCTCGCGGATCATAGTGTAACCTCCGGGAAGCTTGCGAATAGCAGCATTACCCGCGAGAAGTTGGCGTTCGGCAGTGTAACGGGCGATAAGCTTGCCGGCAACAGCATCTCCGGCGATAAGCTGGTAGAAGAAAGCATAACAACCGAGAAGCTGGCCGATGAGAGCGTAACAAACGAGAAGCTAGCCGATGAGAGCGTAACAAGGGAGAAGCTGGCGGAAGGCAGTGTATGCGGTTGGCATATTGCGACAGAGGCAATAACGCTGGATAAATTAGCGCCTGAGCTTGTATCTGCGATATTTCCGCCAGTTATAGAAGAAGTGGAAGAACAACCGGAACTAGAATCGGAACCTGCGCCTACCTTTATCCGTTCCACCGGAACCGGTCAGGTCACTCAACAGTTTGGCCTTGCTCCGTATTCGTTCTTCAAAAAAGGAAAGATTCTGGAGGTTGAAGTTATTTTCGACGAGCCGTTCAGCAACACGAACTATGCCATTACTGCCATCTGCGACAATCCGGAATGTTATGTATCCGTCTTTAGCAAATCCGAAGGCAGCGCCATTCTAAATATTGTCCGTTCCAGAGGTTCGTTTGAGCCTGAGGGATATATGAACTGGATCGCCATTGGCCGGTAACAATCATAGTTTTACTAGAGGATGGGAGCGAAATCTATGCTCCTATCCTCTTTTTTATTTGGGAGGGGGACAGACGTCTTGGAAGTTGTACAAATGCCGTTGCGCCAGGAGTCTGCATACATACTATGTGATGTGCATCAATCTGCTTGCAAATTTTAATAGGCGTAAAACTGAGGTGATTCAGTGGATGAAACGCGCACCTCATCCTAATCCTGCCGTATCGGTCATTATCCCCGTTATGAATGAAAAATCAACCATCGGGCGCGTGATTCGCGAAGCTGCAAAGGTACATCCCCGTACCGAGGTTATTGTTGTTGCCAATGGTTCTACAGACGGTTCCATAGCAATTGCTAGAAAGATGGGGGCAAGAGTGCTGCAATTCGAGAAGCCTCTTGGTCATGACGTTGGGAGAACGATAGGGGCACTGGAAGCCAAAGGCGAGGTATTGCTGTTTATTGACGGAGATATGGTTATATCAGCTGCTAATTTACGTCCTTTCGTTCACGCAGTGAGAGAAAAAGGAGTAGACGCGGCTTTGAATAACTATTCAGGTCCAGTTCGCAAAGCAAAGGTTCATAGTGTTGTGCTGGCCAAACATGCCTTGAATGCCGTTCTTCAAAGACCCGATTTGAAAGGGATGTCCTTCACGGCCGTACCGCATGCGATCAGCCGCAGATGTCTGGATACGATAGGCGCGGAATCTTTGTCGGTCCCTCCGCTTGCCCATGCGATGGCTGTGAAGCAAGGACTTAAGGTGAAGGCCGTACACACCGTTAATGTCGGCAAAATAAACAAACCCCGGCCGGAGCGGGAGAGAAAAAACCCGCTTGAACGATTAATTTTAGGCGATCATTTGGAGGCGATCTATTGGCTGCTGTCATGCACAGATGAACGGGGCGGGTTCGAGGATCGGCTGCGCAAGCGCGAGATGGCCTTGTAAGTCTGCACATGGTTAGGAGGGCTGCACTTTTGAAAGCTGTTATTTTGGCGGGCGGAACCGGCACACGGCTCCTGCCTCTTACTTCTTATATCAATAAGCATATGCTGCCGGTCGGTAGACATCCGATGATCCATCATGGTATCGAGACGCTGCGCAAGGCAGGCATCTGTGAGATTCTGATTATTACGAACCGTCAGTCTGCGGGAATGTTTATCCAATATTTCGGCAGCGGCGAAGACCAGGCCGTGTCGCTGGTGTACCGGATCCAAGAAGGGGCCGGGGGCATTGCGGATGCGTTGCAGCTGGCCAGACCGTTTATTGCGGATGGCGAGAAGTTTCTCGTTCTTCTGGGCGATAACTTGTTTGAAGAGGATTTAAAGCCTTATATTCATGACTTTCGGCAGCAGCAAGACGGGGCGATGGTGCTTCTTAAAGAAGTCGACGACCCTCACCGGTACGGGATTCCGGTCTTTGATTCTAGCGGTGCGATCAAGCACATAGAAGAAAAACCCGCGGAGCCGCAGTCGAATCTATCGGTTACCGGTTTATATATGTACAGCTCGGATGTTTTCGAGCGGATCGAGAATATCAGCCCGTCAAGCAGAGGAGAACTCGAAATTACGGATCTGAATAATCTTTACGCGGCTGCCGGTCTATTAACCTACCGGACGATATCCGGCTGGTGGATGGATGCGGGAACATTCGAGTCGCTTAAGGAAGCATCTGCCCGATATTGGGATATAGAATACTAGACGGGAGAGATTTTTGAGTGAGACGCAAACCTCGGGGCATTCGTCGTCTCAAACCAACGAAAGTGGGAAGGCGTACGGCTAACTATCAGGCCGGTCTGCAGGCAGGATACAATCAGGGACTTCTGGCTGGTCAAAGCAGCTATCATTCTTTATTCGAGGGAACAAGTATTATTATCCCGAGCTACAATCAGGTGAATTATTTGCGCGGCTGCATCGACAGCATCGTGGACAATACGGAGCAGCCCCATGAGATTATCGTTGTCGACAACGCTTCGACTGACGGGACAGCCGAATATTTGGAGCAGCTGGACGGTCAGGTGCGTTACCGGGTGCTCGATCAGAATTACGGCTTCGCCGGTGCGGTGAATACGGGGCTGATGATGGCCAAAGGCACAACGATGCTTGTTCTGAACAACGATACGCTTGTGACGGATAACTGGCTCGGCAACTTGCTGATCTGTCTGCACAGCGATCCCACAATCGGAATGGTGGGGCCAGTCACGAATTATATTAGCGGGGATCAGCAAATCCCGGTCCTTTATGAAAGAATTGAAGATATGCCGGAATTCGCGAGACTCAATAATATTTCCGATCCGAAGCGCTGGGAGAGAACAGACAGGCTTCCGGGCTTCTGCCTCTTGTTCCGCCGCGAGTTGTGGGAGCAGGTCGGTTTTCTTGATGAAGGGTTCGAATTCGGAAACTATGAGGATGATGATTATAATATTCGGACCAGGCTGCTCGGTTACTCCCTTGTCATCGCAAGGGACTCCTTTATCCATCATTTCGGTAGCGTTAGTATCAAAGCGCTTGGCGATCAGCTTGAGCAAGTTAACACCCGGAATATGGTTTACTATATGACCAAATGGAATAATCCGTATGCTTGGATTCATCAAGTTCGCACAAGCAATCCGAAGCTTACTTCGCTCACGG
This region of Paenibacillus sp. JDR-2 genomic DNA includes:
- a CDS encoding pentapeptide repeat-containing protein; the encoded protein is MTLPSASFSVITLAAVSLRLVMLSSASFSVVTLSSASLRLVILSAATFSDVTLPSASFSVVTLSTASLLPATACSASLLVVILSSANFSEVTLSSISLRLAMLLSASFSEVTLSSANLPPVTA
- a CDS encoding WIAG-tail domain; the protein is MKLADLAVTGSKLADESITTEKLAAGSVTKDKLAADSITSRKLADESVTTEKLADDSITSRKLIAESVTSEKLADGNVITSKLADLSVTGSKLADESVSTGKLADYSISSRKLIDESITSDKLADESVTSEKLADQAVTGSKLADNSITSEKLAAGSITADKLAADGITGDILRDASILAEKLADDSITSRKLAQESVTASKLADGSVTTNKLADQAVTGSKLADDTVTAEKLADDSITTPKLVDDSVTTWKLADHSVTSGKLANSSITREKLAFGSVTGDKLAGNSISGDKLVEESITTEKLADESVTNEKLADESVTREKLAEGSVCGWHIATEAITLDKLAPELVSAIFPPVIEEVEEQPELESEPAPTFIRSTGTGQVTQQFGLAPYSFFKKGKILEVEVIFDEPFSNTNYAITAICDNPECYVSVFSKSEGSAILNIVRSRGSFEPEGYMNWIAIGR
- a CDS encoding glycosyltransferase family 2 protein; translated protein: MKRAPHPNPAVSVIIPVMNEKSTIGRVIREAAKVHPRTEVIVVANGSTDGSIAIARKMGARVLQFEKPLGHDVGRTIGALEAKGEVLLFIDGDMVISAANLRPFVHAVREKGVDAALNNYSGPVRKAKVHSVVLAKHALNAVLQRPDLKGMSFTAVPHAISRRCLDTIGAESLSVPPLAHAMAVKQGLKVKAVHTVNVGKINKPRPERERKNPLERLILGDHLEAIYWLLSCTDERGGFEDRLRKREMAL
- a CDS encoding sugar phosphate nucleotidyltransferase codes for the protein MKAVILAGGTGTRLLPLTSYINKHMLPVGRHPMIHHGIETLRKAGICEILIITNRQSAGMFIQYFGSGEDQAVSLVYRIQEGAGGIADALQLARPFIADGEKFLVLLGDNLFEEDLKPYIHDFRQQQDGAMVLLKEVDDPHRYGIPVFDSSGAIKHIEEKPAEPQSNLSVTGLYMYSSDVFERIENISPSSRGELEITDLNNLYAAAGLLTYRTISGWWMDAGTFESLKEASARYWDIEY
- a CDS encoding glycosyltransferase family 2 protein, translating into MRRKPRGIRRLKPTKVGRRTANYQAGLQAGYNQGLLAGQSSYHSLFEGTSIIIPSYNQVNYLRGCIDSIVDNTEQPHEIIVVDNASTDGTAEYLEQLDGQVRYRVLDQNYGFAGAVNTGLMMAKGTTMLVLNNDTLVTDNWLGNLLICLHSDPTIGMVGPVTNYISGDQQIPVLYERIEDMPEFARLNNISDPKRWERTDRLPGFCLLFRRELWEQVGFLDEGFEFGNYEDDDYNIRTRLLGYSLVIARDSFIHHFGSVSIKALGDQLEQVNTRNMVYYMTKWNNPYAWIHQVRTSNPKLTSLTAKGETAFYPEGVVVKGIGPQVYWIEQGIKRPIEGEWSGPVVRLPQILLRSWPAADALPAVEAASKWHALHSVHYGAPMHGQIASGLDGFLYYLENGTKRKIITEAAAVSWHLNERAKYPLTVEQLQEMPEGLPLIPPVKLRQVL